The genomic DNA GGCCGCCCGGTCCAGCCAACGGCGGTGCTCTCCGGCGGACATCAGGGTGCTCGGCGGGCTGCCGAGCGTGTTCATCGCCCAGGCGGCCTGGAACGGATTGCCGGCCAGATCCGGCAGCGCCTTCTCCAACTCCGCTGCTGCGGCGGCGTACTCGGCCGCGTGCAGCAGCATCCTCCCCAGTTGGGTCCGGACGGCCGCGCGGTCGTGCGGAGAGAGTGCCTCCCCCTCCAGCACCCTGCGCAGCGCGCGGGTCAGGTCGCCCCGGCTGACAAGCCCGGTGAAGGCCATGACCGGCATCTTCTGTGCCCACCGGGCCATCGAGGCGGCGGGCGGATCGCTCCCGGTGAGCAACTCGTGCAGCAGTCCGACGGCGGTGCGATGGTCCCCGGAGGCCAGCGCGAGGTCGGCGGTCCGTTCCGCGTACTCGCGCCACTGCCCGGTGTCCCCCGCCTCCCGGTAGTGGTGGGCGAGCCGGGCCACCGGCTGCGGCGTCATGGCCCGCAGCGAGCGGCCCGCTCCAAGGTGCAGGGCCCGGCGATCCGGCGCGGGCGTCATGTCGTAGACCGCGCGGGCCGCCAGCGCGTGCCGGAAACTGACCCGGCCGGCCCGGTCCTCGCCGAGCAGTCCACTGCGTACGGCGGCGTCGACGGCCCCTCCGGCAACGTTGTCCAGGAGCCCGCTCACCGTAGCGAGGACGGCCGGGCCGACCGGTTCGGCCAGCACGGAGGCGGCCTGCAACACCCGTTGGGCGATCGGGGTGAGATGCGAGACACGCTCGGCGACGGCGTCCCGGATCGTGGGCGGCACAGCGATGTCCGCCAGCGTCCTGCGCACCCACTCGCCGTCGCGCCGGACCAGATCGGCCCGGTCGCGCAGCAGCCGGACGGACTCCTCGATCGCCAGCGGCACACCGTCGGTCCGCTCCTGGAGGAACGACGCGAAAGCCTCGGAGACATGTTCCCCGTCGAGCATCGACGACATCAACTCGGCGGTCTGCGGCACGTCCAGCGCGCCCAGGTGTATCCGTACGTGTCCGGCGCCGAACTGAGGCCGGGAGGTCAGCCTCATCAGCGCGGACTCCGGCGCCACGTCCTCGGGACGGTAGGTCAGCACCAGGCTCATCCGGCGGGAACGGCGGGAGGCGAGGAACAGCAGGAAGTCCAGAGTGGCCTCGTCGGCCCAGTGGACGTCCTCCAGGACCAGCACGCCGACTCCCATGGCGTCCAGCAGCTCGGCCAGCGCGCGGAAGAGCCGGTGCCGGGCGGCGCCCGCGTCCGACAGCGCCTCGGGGGCCGGCGGCAGATCCTGCCCCCACTCGGGGAACAGCGGCCGCAGCACCCCGGCGAGGGAGGTGAGGGTCAACTCGCCCACATCGGGCCGGGCTTCGCGGGCGGCATCGACGACCGGGCCCAGGGTGAGTGCCTCCCGGAACGGCGGGCATGCGGCGGCCAGCGGCCGTCGGGCAGCGATACCGGGCTCGTCCAGCGCCTCCTGAACGAGCCGGCTCTTGCCGATACCGGCCTCGCCCTCGACGAGAACCGTGGCCGGCGGCCGGGCCAAGGCGTCCGTCAGCCGGTGCAGTTCGACCGCCCGGCCGACGAAGCGCGGAACACTGACGCCGGGCAGCACACGTGGAATGCCGCCGTCCGCAGAGCGCTCCATCCGACCGCCTTCCCCCGCCGCCCCGAGTGTGTGCGACCCGGGCGCCGACCACGTGTGCGAGTCTCGACACCGCAGCATGCCACGATGCCCAAACCAACGGCGCCCGGGTATGCCACAACTGCAGCCTCCCCAAGCACTTCTGACCCTGCGTCAATATTGACCGTGCCGGCCGGGACGCCCCCGCCCCGCCGACCCCGACCAGGTCGGCGTCCTCCGCCGGGGACCGGGTCAGCCGCGTCGGCGCTTCGCCCGCGCCTCGTCCTCCATGAGGTCGTACGTCACCGCCGAGACGGGCGCGGTGAGCATGCCGACCCAGCCGTCGATGTAGTTGTTGAGCTGCGCGTCGCTGATCGGGTGCCGGTTGCGCGCGTGGTCGCCCAGGAGGTTGAGCACGCTGTTGTAGAGCTGCACCTCGCGGCCACGCCGTACCCGGTCGGGCAGCGCGCCGAGCAGTTCGGGCACCAACTCCTGGAGTACGTCGGTCGCGTCCTCCATCTGCCGCGGCCAGTACTCCGCGTCGGCGGTCGCGGGCGCCAGTCTGGCCAGGAACGGTACGAACATCTCGCCGGCCTCGATGCTCTCGATCAGCGGACGCACGACCAGCCACACCGCCGCGAGGGGGTCCTCGGCCACACCGTCGGCGCGGGCTTCCTCCAGGAGTACGGCCCGGCGCGCGTCGATGGTGCGGTAGCGGAAGGCGATCAGGTCCCGGACCAGGCCCGCCTTGGAGCCGAAGTGGTACGTGATGACCGACGAGTTCGACTGCCCCGCCTCCGTCTGGATCTCCCGCAGCGTCACGCCCTCGACCCCGCGTGCGGCGAAGAGCCGCTCGGCGGTCGTCATCAGCAGGTCACGGGTCGCCTCCCCCGTGGTGTGCCGGCGTCTGCGGCCCGCGGCCTTCTCGTCCACTGCCATGGCCTCATGTTCATGGATGTGGTGTGGCACGCGCAACGTCAAAACTAATGGAGATGCATTAGAAAGTATGGACAGGGGGCCCGGTCGATGGAACAGTTCGATGCGAAGACCTGCCGACGCAGGCCTCACCCCTCCCTACTTCCGGAGGACTTCACACGATGCCGAAGATCTGGACCAACTCCGGCGACTCCCATTTCCTCGAACCGGGCGATCTCTGGGAGTCACGATTGCCCAAGCGGCTGGCCGACCTCACCCCCACGTCGGAGAAGGACCCGGACGGGGAGTACGAGACGGTTCATGTCGACGGCCAGTCGTTCCGTCGGAAACTGCCGACGTCGGTGGCCAGGGAGTTCCTGGAGGAGAGCCGCAAGGCACAAGGCATCCGCGACGCACGGGCGCGGCTGCGTGATCTGGACCAGGAGGGCGTCTGGGGCGAGGTGATCTTCCCGTCGCTGGGCATGTGGTCCTCGACCTTCCGGACGCCCGAGCTGCTCACGGCGTGCATGCGGGCGAGCAACGAGTGGGCGCTGGAGGAGATCGCCGCGGTCTCCGACCGTTACGTCGTGACCGCCCAGGTGTCCACGCTGGTGGTCGAGGACGCGATCGAGGAACTGGAGTGGGCCGCCGGACAGGGCTTCAAGGCCGTGTTCCTGCCCACCACCCCGCACCCCAGCGCACCGGACTGGCACCGATCGGACTGGGAGCCGTTCTGGACCGCCGCCGAACGCGCCCGCATGGTCCTCGCCTTCCACATCGGCACCGACCCGGTGGACATGACGACCGGCGGCGCGGGCCTGGTCCACCGCGGCCCCGGCGGCGCGGTCATGAACTACACGGAGACGACGTTCTCCGGTCAGCGCGCCGCGATGAAGCTGGTGGCCTCCGGTGCCCTCGACCGGCACCCGGAGTTGAAGGTGCTGATCTCCGAAGGCGGCGCCACCTGGATCCCGTTCCTGGGCGACCGCATGCGGGAGGGCTACCGCCAGCACCACATGGCGGTGCGCCCCACACTCGAACGGGACCCGAAGGAAACCCTGATGACCCAGGTGTACGCCTCCTTCCAGCACGACGAGACGGCGGTCGCCGCGTTCGACGCGATGGGCTACCGGAACGTCATGTTCGGCTCCGACTACCCGCACATGGAAGGCACCTTCGGGCACACGCAGGACACCCTGAAGACGCTGTTCGACGGCGTCTCGGACGCGACCCGGCTGCGCATCACCCAGGGCGCGTTCTTCGAACTCTTCCCCGAGGTACCGCCGGTCCCCACGAGCGGGGTCTGAGCCGATGCCGCAGGACTCGGGACTGCGCGACGTGGCGATCGTCGGCGTCGGCGCCACGCCCTACTACCGGCGGGGCGAGTCCGCCCACAAGAGCATCACGCACCTCGCCGGCGAGGCCATCCTCGCCGCCTGCGCCGACGCCGGACTCTCCGTCGAGGAGATCGACGGCTTCGCCTACTACTCGGGCGCCGGAGCCGGCTACGGCGACAAGATGGAGTCCGTCGACTTCATGGAGACCCTCGGCATCCCCGAGATCCGTTTCTCCGCGTCGCTCACGAACGGGGGCGGCGGCTCGGCGGGCGCGATCGGCCTCGCCCGCGCGGGGATCGTCGCCGGTGACGCCTCGGTCGTCGTCACGGTCATGGCCCTGCAACAGCAGCGCCAACGCCTCGGCACGGTGATCGCGGCCAAGCCGGTGACCCCGATCAGCTCCTTCCTCCAGCCGTCCGGACTGGCCGGCCCGGGCCATCTGATGTCGGTCCTGGCCCGCCGTCACATGCACCGATTCGGCACCACCCGGAACGCGTTCGCCGAGATCGCCGTCTCCACCCGGCAGAACGCCCTCAACCGCCCCAAGGCGATCAAGAAGACGCCCCTCACCCGCGAGGAGTACTTCGCCGGACGGATGATCGCCGAACCGCTCTGCGTCTACGACTTCTGCCTGGAGACGGAGGGAGCGGTCGCCGTGATCACCACCTCGGCCGAACGCGCCCGCGACCTGCGCCAGAAGCCGGTCCCCGTGGTGGCCGTCGCCCACGGCGGCACCCGGGACTGGGGCCGCGCCTTCTCCTGGTACGGCATGCCGGACGAGACCTTCACCTCGTCGGGACACAGACCGATCGCCGGACACCTCTTCAAGCAGGCCGGCATCACACCGCAGGACATCGATGTGGCCCTGATCTACGACCACTTCACCCCGATGGTGCTCATGCAACTGGAGGACTACGGCTTCTGCGCCAAGGGCGACGGCGGCCCCTTCGTCGAGAGCGGCGCGATCCGCTACTCCCGCCGCAGGAAACCGGGGACCGTCGCGGTGAACCCGCACGGCGGGCAGCTCTCGGAGGCGTACGTCATCGGGATGACCCAGATCGTCGAGGGCGTCGAGCAGATGCGCGGCACCGCGATCAACCAGGTCGACGACGCCGAATTCGCCCTGTGCACGGGCGGTCCGGCGAGCCTGCCGGTCAGCGGCCTGATCCTGGGACGCGACCGGTGACCGGGGCGCGTATCGCGACGGCGTTGCCGTCGGACGTCGTACGGATCGCGACGGACCACGTCACCGAGCCGTTCTGGCAGG from Streptomyces sp. NBC_01478 includes the following:
- a CDS encoding amidohydrolase family protein; protein product: MPKIWTNSGDSHFLEPGDLWESRLPKRLADLTPTSEKDPDGEYETVHVDGQSFRRKLPTSVAREFLEESRKAQGIRDARARLRDLDQEGVWGEVIFPSLGMWSSTFRTPELLTACMRASNEWALEEIAAVSDRYVVTAQVSTLVVEDAIEELEWAAGQGFKAVFLPTTPHPSAPDWHRSDWEPFWTAAERARMVLAFHIGTDPVDMTTGGAGLVHRGPGGAVMNYTETTFSGQRAAMKLVASGALDRHPELKVLISEGGATWIPFLGDRMREGYRQHHMAVRPTLERDPKETLMTQVYASFQHDETAVAAFDAMGYRNVMFGSDYPHMEGTFGHTQDTLKTLFDGVSDATRLRITQGAFFELFPEVPPVPTSGV
- a CDS encoding TetR/AcrR family transcriptional regulator, yielding MAVDEKAAGRRRRHTTGEATRDLLMTTAERLFAARGVEGVTLREIQTEAGQSNSSVITYHFGSKAGLVRDLIAFRYRTIDARRAVLLEEARADGVAEDPLAAVWLVVRPLIESIEAGEMFVPFLARLAPATADAEYWPRQMEDATDVLQELVPELLGALPDRVRRGREVQLYNSVLNLLGDHARNRHPISDAQLNNYIDGWVGMLTAPVSAVTYDLMEDEARAKRRRG
- a CDS encoding helix-turn-helix transcriptional regulator translates to MERSADGGIPRVLPGVSVPRFVGRAVELHRLTDALARPPATVLVEGEAGIGKSRLVQEALDEPGIAARRPLAAACPPFREALTLGPVVDAAREARPDVGELTLTSLAGVLRPLFPEWGQDLPPAPEALSDAGAARHRLFRALAELLDAMGVGVLVLEDVHWADEATLDFLLFLASRRSRRMSLVLTYRPEDVAPESALMRLTSRPQFGAGHVRIHLGALDVPQTAELMSSMLDGEHVSEAFASFLQERTDGVPLAIEESVRLLRDRADLVRRDGEWVRRTLADIAVPPTIRDAVAERVSHLTPIAQRVLQAASVLAEPVGPAVLATVSGLLDNVAGGAVDAAVRSGLLGEDRAGRVSFRHALAARAVYDMTPAPDRRALHLGAGRSLRAMTPQPVARLAHHYREAGDTGQWREYAERTADLALASGDHRTAVGLLHELLTGSDPPAASMARWAQKMPVMAFTGLVSRGDLTRALRRVLEGEALSPHDRAAVRTQLGRMLLHAAEYAAAAAELEKALPDLAGNPFQAAWAMNTLGSPPSTLMSAGEHRRWLDRAADAARLPMTADQRQALMVDRATSLLDMGDEAGWAVAAELPDTSTTPEGMMQMARGGLNIGNSAMRWGRYDEARALLTTGLARAEEHRYQRLQDMIRVTLVHLDWFTGAWDGLAERAAALAGVDEEPVVQLDALLVTALLDRATGGSGADPGPAAVAEGGTGTVEERLRQVLDAGLRRGIVDLPLEPSAALARIRLAEGSAAEALELTEGPAAVVARKNIWLWATEFAPVRTGALLAVGRPDQARQFVADLAEGLAGRNLPAADAALETCRGVLAEGEGRNAEAAAAFGRAVTAWQRLPRPYEALLAAERRACSLLLAGDRDTGLAELARAQAGFTALGARKDADRVHVARRAAGAPVREVWRGGRRGYGDQLSPRELEVVRLMLTGLTNPAIARALSRSPKTIAAQLNSAMRKYGVTSRTALAVSLTQAGITPTEGDTTGAGSDL
- a CDS encoding thiolase C-terminal domain-containing protein, encoding MPQDSGLRDVAIVGVGATPYYRRGESAHKSITHLAGEAILAACADAGLSVEEIDGFAYYSGAGAGYGDKMESVDFMETLGIPEIRFSASLTNGGGGSAGAIGLARAGIVAGDASVVVTVMALQQQRQRLGTVIAAKPVTPISSFLQPSGLAGPGHLMSVLARRHMHRFGTTRNAFAEIAVSTRQNALNRPKAIKKTPLTREEYFAGRMIAEPLCVYDFCLETEGAVAVITTSAERARDLRQKPVPVVAVAHGGTRDWGRAFSWYGMPDETFTSSGHRPIAGHLFKQAGITPQDIDVALIYDHFTPMVLMQLEDYGFCAKGDGGPFVESGAIRYSRRRKPGTVAVNPHGGQLSEAYVIGMTQIVEGVEQMRGTAINQVDDAEFALCTGGPASLPVSGLILGRDR